One stretch of Lottiidibacillus patelloidae DNA includes these proteins:
- a CDS encoding GNAT family N-acetyltransferase, translating into MMNFTYAKEDNLEELKKRDSHISAKVLLKKIRDEEIILVNDEKGMLVGFLRFNYFWDSIPFMNMLQIVSTARRKGIGKALVTFWESEMKKQGHNYVLTSTQSDEEAQHFYRKIDYKENGSFILPNEPLEIIFGKKL; encoded by the coding sequence ATGATGAACTTTACATACGCAAAAGAAGATAACCTTGAAGAATTAAAAAAACGAGATTCACATATTTCTGCCAAGGTGTTACTAAAAAAAATAAGAGATGAAGAAATTATCTTAGTTAATGATGAAAAAGGAATGCTAGTAGGCTTTCTTCGCTTTAATTATTTTTGGGATAGCATTCCATTTATGAACATGCTGCAAATTGTAAGTACTGCAAGGAGAAAAGGCATCGGAAAAGCTCTAGTTACTTTTTGGGAAAGTGAAATGAAGAAACAAGGCCATAATTATGTATTAACTTCAACGCAATCAGATGAAGAAGCACAGCATTTTTATCGAAAGATAGATTATAAGGAAAATGGCTCGTTTATACTTCCAAATGAGCCACTTGAGATTATTTTTGGTAAAAAGCTTTAA
- a CDS encoding GNAT family N-acetyltransferase, translated as MITIRSEQKADIERIYQINTLAFAREGEGKLVNEIRKSPYFIPPLSLVAENDKGIVIGHILFSKITIETSDKSVETLALGPVAVVPDFQRQGVGGALIREGIRKAKGLNYDSVVVLGHAEYYPKFGFSKASEKGIKPPFTVPDEAFMILELKEEALKNVIGTVKYTEPFLKV; from the coding sequence ATGATTACTATTAGATCTGAACAAAAAGCTGACATCGAAAGGATCTATCAAATAAATACACTTGCTTTTGCTAGAGAAGGTGAAGGGAAATTAGTAAACGAAATACGAAAATCTCCTTATTTCATACCGCCCTTATCATTAGTAGCTGAAAATGATAAGGGTATAGTAATCGGTCATATTTTATTTAGTAAAATAACGATTGAAACAAGTGATAAATCTGTAGAGACATTAGCGTTAGGACCAGTAGCGGTAGTTCCAGATTTTCAAAGACAAGGAGTAGGTGGAGCTTTAATTAGGGAAGGTATTCGAAAAGCGAAAGGGTTAAACTATGATTCTGTTGTAGTACTTGGCCATGCAGAATACTATCCTAAGTTCGGCTTTAGTAAAGCAAGTGAAAAAGGAATAAAACCGCCATTTACCGTTCCAGATGAAGCTTTTATGATTCTTGAGTTAAAAGAAGAAGCATTAAAAAATGTGATAGGAACGGTTAAGTATACGGAACCATTTTTAAAAGTTTAG
- a CDS encoding Hsp20/alpha crystallin family protein, producing MFKGMDNMKQWKKHMEQFMNNDNFFMEFQEMLEHFPKANIYKTENECILVISLPGVTDVEEISIHANYRTVEVSGKISLGYDGFQLVQSEIHTGNFNRTFELPYPIREDKVEGKYHRGLLIIQLYRAFPKDKNSYVSIKSMED from the coding sequence ATGTTTAAAGGTATGGATAATATGAAGCAATGGAAAAAACATATGGAACAATTTATGAATAATGATAATTTTTTCATGGAATTTCAGGAGATGTTAGAGCATTTTCCCAAAGCAAATATATATAAAACAGAAAATGAATGTATTCTCGTCATCAGTCTTCCTGGAGTAACCGATGTTGAAGAAATATCAATTCATGCTAATTACCGGACCGTTGAAGTTAGCGGAAAAATCTCTTTAGGTTACGATGGTTTTCAACTTGTTCAATCCGAAATTCATACGGGGAATTTTAATCGAACTTTTGAATTACCATATCCAATTCGTGAAGACAAAGTCGAAGGGAAATATCATCGAGGATTGTTAATCATTCAGCTTTATCGTGCTTTTCCGAAAGATAAAAATTCATACGTTTCTATTAAGTCGATGGAAGATTAA
- a CDS encoding DUF2179 domain-containing protein, with protein sequence MIGLILLINIVYVSFFTIRMILTLKGQRYLAAFISVFEVIIYVIGLGIVLENLDNLYNLIAYATGYGLGVLVGMKIEEKLALGYIKVNVIVKDVNTEIPRILRDKGYGVTSWIANGLEGERLMIEILTSRKSEVDLYNTVKKIDEKAFIISHEPKAFYGGFWVKKVRR encoded by the coding sequence ATGATTGGCCTAATTTTACTTATTAATATCGTATACGTTTCCTTTTTTACGATCAGAATGATTTTGACCTTAAAAGGCCAGAGGTATTTAGCAGCATTTATAAGTGTTTTTGAAGTTATTATTTATGTTATTGGCCTAGGTATCGTTTTAGAGAACTTAGATAATCTATATAATTTAATTGCTTATGCAACCGGATATGGACTCGGTGTATTAGTGGGGATGAAAATTGAAGAAAAACTGGCACTAGGATATATTAAAGTTAACGTTATTGTTAAAGATGTTAATACAGAAATACCAAGAATTTTACGTGACAAGGGGTATGGTGTGACATCTTGGATTGCTAATGGTTTAGAAGGAGAACGGTTAATGATTGAAATATTAACATCCCGCAAATCGGAAGTAGATCTATATAATACCGTAAAGAAAATTGACGAAAAAGCATTTATTATTTCACATGAACCGAAAGCATTTTATGGAGGCTTCTGGGTTAAGAAAGTACGGAGGTAA
- a CDS encoding NETI motif-containing protein gives MKKQKKRKFEVLDGETIDQCLERMEKEGYTPVRRMERPVFEEIVENKEKIRKPFKQQIIFEGKLKGEK, from the coding sequence TTGAAAAAACAAAAAAAGAGAAAGTTTGAAGTTCTTGATGGCGAGACAATTGATCAGTGTCTAGAAAGAATGGAAAAAGAAGGGTATACACCTGTTAGGAGAATGGAACGTCCAGTTTTTGAAGAAATTGTTGAAAATAAAGAAAAAATAAGAAAGCCTTTCAAACAGCAAATTATTTTTGAAGGGAAACTTAAAGGGGAGAAGTAA
- the purB gene encoding adenylosuccinate lyase yields MIERYTRPEMKKLWSEENRLQSWLEVEILACEAWSELGTIPKEDVALLRKNASFNIDRVKEIEEETRHDVVAFTRAVSETLGEEKKWVHYGLTSTDVVDTALGYQLKQVNDIIKQDLERIVQVLKEKAQEHKYTVMMGRTHGIHAEPTTFGLKMALWYEEMKRNVARFEEAADGVQYGKISGAVGTYANIEPFVEEYVCEKLGIKHAPISTQTLQRDRFAHYMSVIALIATSIEKFAVEVRGLQKSETREVEEYFAKGQKGSSAMPHKRNPIGSENVTGLARVIRGYMVTAYENVPLWHERDISHSSAERVILPDATTALNYILNRFTNIIKNLTVFPENMKRNMDKTYGLIYSQRVLLALINKGLSREDAYDLVQPKAMEAWETEQQFKKLVSEDKQISSLLTKKEIDDCFDYSYHLSQVDNVFNRLGL; encoded by the coding sequence GTGATAGAGCGTTATACGCGACCTGAAATGAAAAAACTTTGGTCTGAAGAGAATAGGCTGCAATCTTGGTTAGAAGTTGAAATTTTAGCTTGTGAAGCATGGAGTGAGCTCGGAACAATTCCAAAAGAAGATGTAGCATTACTTCGCAAAAATGCGTCTTTTAATATTGATCGAGTAAAAGAAATAGAAGAAGAAACAAGACATGACGTTGTTGCATTTACTAGAGCTGTTTCTGAAACATTAGGGGAAGAGAAAAAGTGGGTCCACTATGGCCTTACTTCAACAGATGTTGTTGATACGGCCTTAGGTTATCAACTTAAGCAAGTGAATGACATTATAAAGCAAGACTTGGAAAGAATCGTACAAGTATTAAAGGAAAAAGCACAAGAACATAAGTATACGGTTATGATGGGGCGCACACATGGCATCCATGCTGAACCGACAACTTTTGGCTTAAAGATGGCACTATGGTATGAAGAAATGAAGCGAAATGTAGCACGTTTCGAGGAAGCTGCAGACGGCGTTCAATATGGGAAAATTTCAGGGGCAGTAGGTACATATGCCAATATCGAGCCATTTGTCGAAGAATATGTTTGTGAAAAATTAGGGATTAAACATGCTCCAATTTCAACGCAAACACTTCAGCGTGATCGCTTCGCTCATTATATGTCTGTCATTGCTCTTATTGCAACAAGTATTGAAAAGTTTGCAGTTGAAGTTCGCGGCTTACAAAAAAGTGAAACGAGAGAAGTCGAAGAGTATTTTGCAAAAGGTCAAAAAGGGTCTTCAGCTATGCCTCATAAGCGAAATCCAATTGGCTCGGAAAATGTTACAGGTTTAGCGAGAGTTATTCGAGGGTATATGGTAACGGCATATGAAAATGTCCCACTTTGGCATGAACGTGATATTTCACATTCTTCTGCAGAGAGAGTTATTTTACCTGATGCAACTACAGCATTAAATTATATTCTAAATCGCTTTACAAATATTATTAAAAATTTAACAGTCTTCCCTGAAAATATGAAACGAAACATGGATAAAACGTATGGCTTAATTTATTCACAACGAGTATTATTAGCGCTAATAAATAAAGGGCTAAGCCGTGAAGATGCTTATGATCTCGTCCAACCGAAAGCAATGGAGGCTTGGGAAACAGAACAACAGTTTAAAAAGCTAGTTTCTGAAGATAAACAAATATCCTCCCTATTAACAAAAAAGGAAATAGATGATTGCTTTGATTATAGCTATCATTTATCACAAGTAGATAATGTATTTAACCGTTTAGGGTTATAA
- a CDS encoding EYxxD motif small membrane protein, with the protein MFEYLSDTLFILATLIGSIVALSYVWIRRKK; encoded by the coding sequence ATGTTTGAATATTTATCGGATACACTTTTTATATTGGCAACGTTAATAGGAAGTATTGTTGCCCTATCTTATGTTTGGATTCGCCGGAAAAAGTGA
- a CDS encoding YgaP family membrane protein, with amino-acid sequence MRPNIGIINAMIRITCGLTMLSWSTAKLVKRPWCQSYLWVVLLGAMKVAQGITRFCPITELMKCMPKKGDCCDIEEEKEIINPS; translated from the coding sequence ATGCGTCCAAATATTGGAATTATTAACGCAATGATTCGTATTACTTGTGGATTAACGATGTTGTCGTGGTCTACTGCTAAATTAGTGAAACGTCCATGGTGTCAGTCTTATCTTTGGGTAGTGCTACTCGGAGCAATGAAAGTTGCTCAAGGAATTACTCGTTTCTGCCCAATCACTGAACTAATGAAATGTATGCCTAAAAAAGGTGACTGCTGTGACATCGAGGAAGAAAAGGAAATCATAAACCCGTCTTAA
- a CDS encoding adenine deaminase C-terminal domain-containing protein has product MFHWDVEQIRKQINVIKGKENPSKVLKNVTYLNGPLKKWLSGHIWISENRIIYVGEELPENLENTEVVDCTGQFAVPGYIEPHAHPFQLYNPLTLAHYASLRGTTTLVSDNLLLSILFNKQQAFSFINALDKEVSSFYWWARYDSQTVLQNERQTYTKETLKAWTDHPNVLQGGELTGWPKVLAGEDELVKAMIETRKNNKPIEGHLPAASAKTLTQLALLGVTSDHESMTGKDVFERLRLGYNVALRYSSIRPDLPALLEEMKEYDLASYDKIMFTTDGSTPAFYEQGVIDKMISIALENGIPSEEAYNMASYNAARHLRIDDVHGIIAPGQIAHINILSDINNPTPIAVLASGEWVLRNKEACMEEKPFPWADFDVEKLNISWELKEADFQFETKTGLKMLNSVIIKPYEREEEALAEDESYVMLIDRNGKWRVNTILKGFATNVCGFVSSYSNSGDIILIGRNKNRMIAAFNRMKQIGGGIVLSDNEELVYELPLPLAGAFSDMPLVWLAKENTKLKEMLQERGYRFEDPVYTLLFLSSIHLPYIRVTPAGIYNVMQKSILNPFEVR; this is encoded by the coding sequence ATGTTTCATTGGGATGTCGAGCAAATTAGAAAACAAATTAATGTAATTAAAGGAAAAGAAAATCCTTCTAAAGTTTTAAAAAACGTTACTTACTTAAATGGTCCTCTAAAGAAATGGCTTTCTGGTCATATATGGATTAGTGAAAACCGCATCATATACGTCGGTGAAGAGCTGCCCGAAAATCTAGAAAATACGGAAGTTGTTGATTGTACTGGGCAATTTGCAGTTCCTGGTTATATCGAACCACATGCTCATCCATTTCAGTTATATAATCCCCTCACTTTAGCTCATTATGCATCACTACGTGGAACGACAACACTTGTCAGTGACAACCTTTTATTGTCAATTTTATTTAATAAACAGCAAGCTTTTTCATTCATAAATGCTTTGGATAAAGAAGTATCCTCCTTTTATTGGTGGGCAAGATATGATTCTCAAACAGTGTTGCAAAACGAAAGACAAACCTATACAAAAGAAACGTTAAAAGCGTGGACAGATCATCCGAATGTACTTCAAGGTGGCGAGTTAACAGGTTGGCCAAAAGTGCTTGCAGGTGAAGACGAACTTGTAAAAGCAATGATTGAAACTAGAAAAAATAACAAACCTATTGAAGGACACCTTCCAGCAGCCTCGGCAAAAACATTAACACAGCTGGCACTACTCGGTGTGACTAGTGACCATGAGTCAATGACGGGTAAAGATGTTTTTGAACGTTTACGTCTTGGGTATAACGTAGCATTAAGGTATTCATCGATTCGCCCGGACTTGCCGGCATTACTTGAAGAAATGAAAGAGTATGACCTAGCTTCTTACGACAAAATAATGTTTACGACTGACGGATCGACACCAGCTTTTTATGAGCAAGGTGTTATCGATAAAATGATCTCTATTGCACTAGAAAATGGAATACCGTCAGAAGAAGCGTATAATATGGCTTCTTATAATGCGGCAAGGCATTTGCGAATTGACGATGTTCACGGCATTATAGCGCCAGGACAAATCGCCCATATTAATATACTTTCAGATATAAATAATCCTACACCTATAGCCGTTTTGGCTAGTGGCGAATGGGTTTTAAGAAACAAGGAAGCTTGCATGGAGGAAAAGCCGTTTCCATGGGCGGATTTTGACGTGGAAAAGCTGAACATTAGCTGGGAATTAAAAGAGGCAGATTTTCAGTTTGAAACAAAAACTGGATTAAAAATGCTCAATTCAGTAATTATTAAACCGTACGAAAGAGAAGAAGAAGCTCTTGCAGAAGACGAAAGTTATGTCATGTTAATTGATCGAAATGGGAAGTGGCGAGTTAACACAATATTGAAAGGCTTTGCTACCAATGTTTGTGGATTTGTTAGCTCTTATTCTAATAGTGGCGATATTATTTTAATTGGAAGAAATAAAAATAGGATGATCGCAGCTTTTAACCGCATGAAACAAATAGGTGGAGGCATTGTGCTTAGTGATAACGAGGAGTTAGTATATGAGCTACCGTTACCTTTGGCGGGCGCTTTTTCGGATATGCCTTTAGTATGGTTAGCGAAGGAAAATACAAAATTAAAAGAAATGCTACAAGAGCGAGGATATCGATTTGAAGATCCTGTCTATACATTGTTGTTTTTGTCTTCCATTCACCTACCATATATTCGCGTGACTCCAGCAGGAATCTACAATGTTATGCAGAAAAGTATTCTCAATCCTTTCGAGGTGCGTTAA
- a CDS encoding DUF3048 domain-containing protein, with product MKRILFIIIFTLFALTACSNGEKNNEELSSPDPVITDENENANDESTDEEEVVEVVEEVEESLPYVYPLTGIRTDQDISQRVIAVMLNNHVKARPQSGLHKADVVYEVLAEGNITRFLALYQSDLPEVFGPIRSARHYYMDLSNGYNGFYIHHGWSPLAKKMVKNGQIENLNGLYFDGILFHRAPFRKAPHNSYITVENLMEGADRKGYAFEDTDISPLPFLTEDEVASLSGEKATSVTVTYASSYDVKYEYNAEEMTYTRYSSGVKTVDLETEIPITTKNIFVVEVPHYFIDSYPRRGLSLTDGGKGYLIGNGIVREVEWQNVDGRILPFHDGKEVGFIPGKTWINIVPTDPGLEDSVTIVGNE from the coding sequence ATGAAAAGGATATTATTTATAATTATTTTCACATTATTCGCCTTAACTGCGTGCTCTAATGGAGAGAAAAATAACGAAGAACTAAGTTCGCCAGACCCAGTAATTACTGATGAAAATGAAAATGCAAACGATGAAAGTACAGATGAAGAAGAAGTAGTAGAAGTAGTAGAAGAAGTAGAGGAATCTTTACCATACGTTTATCCATTAACAGGTATTCGAACAGATCAAGACATCTCACAACGTGTCATCGCTGTTATGTTAAATAACCACGTAAAAGCAAGACCACAATCGGGACTACATAAAGCAGATGTTGTCTATGAAGTTTTAGCCGAAGGAAACATCACTCGTTTTTTAGCTTTATATCAAAGTGATCTTCCAGAAGTATTTGGACCAATTCGTAGTGCAAGACATTATTATATGGATTTAAGTAATGGCTATAATGGTTTTTATATTCACCATGGATGGAGCCCATTGGCGAAAAAAATGGTGAAAAATGGCCAAATTGAAAACTTAAATGGACTTTATTTTGATGGAATATTATTTCATCGTGCACCGTTTAGAAAAGCTCCTCATAACTCGTACATTACCGTTGAAAATTTAATGGAAGGTGCAGACCGTAAAGGGTACGCATTTGAAGATACCGACATTTCACCCTTACCATTTTTAACAGAAGACGAAGTAGCATCTTTGTCAGGTGAAAAAGCAACTAGTGTTACTGTTACATATGCTTCTAGTTATGATGTGAAATACGAATATAATGCGGAAGAGATGACTTACACGAGATACAGTTCAGGTGTGAAAACAGTAGACTTAGAAACAGAAATACCAATTACAACAAAAAATATATTCGTTGTTGAAGTGCCTCATTACTTTATTGATAGCTATCCACGCCGAGGTTTAAGTTTAACTGATGGTGGAAAAGGATATCTTATAGGTAATGGAATTGTACGGGAAGTAGAATGGCAAAATGTTGATGGGCGAATTCTTCCATTCCACGATGGGAAAGAAGTTGGCTTTATTCCAGGAAAGACGTGGATTAATATTGTACCAACAGACCCAGGTTTAGAAGATAGCGTTACTATTGTCGGTAATGAATAA
- a CDS encoding YerC/YecD family TrpR-related protein, with product MSIEKLKSEEFNELFEAILSLDSVEECYKFFDDICTINEIQSISQRLQVAKMLKGGLTYQKIETETGASTATISRVKRCLNYGNDGYNIVLNRICPTTEKESL from the coding sequence GTGTCCATAGAAAAATTAAAAAGTGAAGAATTTAATGAGTTATTTGAAGCTATACTTTCTTTAGATTCAGTGGAAGAGTGTTATAAATTTTTTGATGATATATGTACAATAAATGAAATTCAGTCAATATCACAAAGATTACAAGTAGCGAAAATGCTTAAAGGTGGATTAACTTATCAAAAGATAGAAACCGAGACTGGCGCAAGTACGGCAACAATCTCTCGTGTTAAGCGTTGCTTAAACTACGGAAATGATGGCTATAATATCGTTTTAAATCGCATATGTCCTACTACTGAAAAAGAGAGCCTGTAA